In Rhodospirillaceae bacterium, the following are encoded in one genomic region:
- a CDS encoding glucose 1-dehydrogenase: protein MNSGRVAGKIALVTGAGSGLGRAAARHLAKEGASVVASDLNEETAKETAEMINAERPSTDGAGAAIAAKHDATNENDWKTALDLVQSEFGGLNVLVNNAGISIGGDIESTDFAEWKKLQEIDVDSVFWGCKLALPYMRDSGGGSIINISSTVGILGNPLTLGYGTAKAAVCSMTKSIALHCARHKYNIRCNSVHPTFIKTPLLQRFTDAVGNEEEAYQTLADLVPLGEILETEDVTYGIVYLASDESRMMTGSEFVIDGGLTCGYMPPI from the coding sequence ATGAATTCAGGTCGTGTCGCGGGGAAAATTGCGTTGGTGACCGGAGCAGGATCAGGGCTGGGCCGTGCCGCTGCGCGCCACCTTGCAAAGGAAGGCGCAAGCGTTGTTGCTTCTGATCTCAATGAAGAGACCGCCAAGGAGACGGCGGAGATGATAAACGCAGAGCGGCCTAGTACAGACGGGGCTGGCGCCGCGATTGCTGCGAAGCATGATGCGACGAACGAAAACGATTGGAAGACGGCGCTGGACCTCGTCCAGTCAGAATTCGGCGGCCTGAACGTGCTGGTCAACAACGCCGGCATCAGCATCGGCGGCGATATCGAATCCACCGACTTTGCGGAGTGGAAAAAACTTCAGGAAATTGACGTCGATAGCGTGTTCTGGGGCTGTAAACTGGCGCTTCCATATATGAGAGACAGCGGCGGCGGCTCGATTATCAATATCTCTTCCACCGTTGGGATTCTGGGCAATCCTTTAACCCTTGGCTATGGCACGGCGAAGGCGGCGGTTTGCTCCATGACAAAATCCATTGCCCTTCATTGTGCCCGTCACAAGTACAATATCCGCTGCAATTCGGTGCATCCGACGTTTATCAAGACACCTTTGTTGCAACGATTTACCGATGCGGTCGGCAATGAAGAAGAAGCCTATCAAACATTGGCCGACTTGGTGCCGCTGGGCGAAATTCTGGAAACCGAAGATGTCACCTACGGCATTGTCTATTTGGCATCCGACGAATCGCGGATGATGACCGGGTCAGAGTTCGTAATCGACGGCGGACTGACGTGTGGGTATATGCCACCTATTTAG